The Megalops cyprinoides isolate fMegCyp1 chromosome 19, fMegCyp1.pri, whole genome shotgun sequence genome has a window encoding:
- the LOC118795049 gene encoding mucolipin-1-like — protein MLMGPSTISLPQFHSLPMVSECLFSLINGDDIPRRPHICELHAFISQCTKTPTSGKFRKGPESSSCSFFCSINRTTTYEDSLLVN, from the exons ATGCTAATGGGGCCCTCTACCATCTCCCTTCCGCAGTTCCACTCCCTGCCCATGGTGTCCGAATGCTTGTTCTCCTTAATCAATGGTGACGACAT ACCCAGGAGACCACACATCTGTGAGCTACAcgcatttatttcacagtgcaCCAAAACGCCCACCTCCGGAAAGTTCCGGAAAGGCCCAGAGAGCTCGTCCTGTTCTTTCTTCTGCAGCATCAACAG AACAACTACATATGAGGACAGCTTGCTGGTGAACTGA
- the LOC118795047 gene encoding mucolipin-1-like, whose product MATPGCSDCNQECSESNRLLTLVTDDGSSNGGGDHGDSCPGPDHDQEELRRKLKYIMSPCDKFQAKDCKPYKLGLQVIKTFIISVQYLALLQSTVGRYAYVFGVGVNSSALSLCQHYFRRGSIDPAHDTFNIDPHVITVAQTASLSHFLHIPLSLFLPPFPNRARSLCTVRKPLFICNHGDESPAEF is encoded by the exons AGAGCAATAGGTTGTTGACCTTAGTAACTGACGATGGCTCCAGCAACGGGGGCGGTGACCATGGCGACTCCTGCCCAGGTCCAGACCATGATCAGGAGGAGCTTCGGAGGAAGCTGAAGTACATCATGAGCCCCTGTGACAAGTTCCAGGCCAAGGACTGCAAACCCTATAAGCTGGGGCTGCAGGTCATCAAGACCTTCATCATCAGTGTGCAG TACCTGGCGCTACTGCAGAGCACCGTGGGCCGCTATGCATACGTGTTTGGAGTGGGCGTGAACAGCAGCGCGCTCTCCTTGTGCCAGCACTACTTCAGGAGGGGCAGTATTGACCCAGCACATGACACCTTCAACATCGACCCCCACGTCATCACTGTTGCCCAGACTGcctctctttcacactttcttcacatccccctctccctctttcttcccccATTCCCCAACAGGGCTCGCTCTCTGTGCACAGTGAGAAAGCCACTATTCATATGTAACCATGGTGATGAGTCACCTGCTGAGTTTTGA